Proteins from a single region of Zhongshania aliphaticivorans:
- a CDS encoding undecaprenyl-phosphate glucose phosphotransferase has product MSTERLSASNTIQSGGFIKQHHSMLVGMHQVSDVLLIWGLLALLVNLAGHGWEVCYQVAAFVGSLSYHILAHKNGLYFSWRGQSLLHEVKTVFTTWLIVLGTLLTFEFIFDLNESFGGGVMVAWALAVPVGISFYRVSARIVLREMRRTGVNTRKVAIVGAKEPGLTLARSILQSPWMGMDIAGFYDNRVTVGGRPLGGEKLQVLGDIEFLKEQARSGEFDDIYIALPMREEETIKELVEFLANSSCCVHIVPDVFTFKMLNARSREIGGLPVVSVYDTPFDSFDAVVKRVEDVVLSSIILCLIAVPMLFIAAAVKFTSKGPVIFKQRRYGINGEEIMVWKFRSMTTCDNGNVVVQAQKNDARITKVGTFIRRTSLDELPQFINVLQGKMSIVGPRPHAVAHNELYRDQISGYMQRHLVKPGITGWAQVNGWRGETDTLQKMQKRIEFDLFYIRNWSVWMDLKIVCATVFKGFVAPQAY; this is encoded by the coding sequence GTGAGCACCGAGCGGTTAAGCGCGAGTAATACAATTCAGTCAGGCGGCTTTATTAAGCAGCACCATTCAATGTTGGTAGGCATGCATCAGGTAAGTGATGTGTTGCTGATCTGGGGCTTGCTGGCCTTGCTGGTAAATTTAGCTGGCCACGGCTGGGAGGTTTGCTACCAAGTCGCTGCGTTTGTCGGTTCCCTTAGTTATCATATTCTTGCCCATAAAAATGGCCTGTATTTTTCGTGGCGTGGTCAGTCTTTGCTCCATGAAGTGAAAACAGTTTTTACCACTTGGTTAATTGTGCTGGGCACCTTATTAACCTTTGAGTTTATTTTTGATTTAAATGAGTCTTTTGGCGGTGGTGTGATGGTGGCTTGGGCCTTGGCTGTCCCCGTTGGCATTAGCTTTTACCGTGTATCCGCGCGCATTGTATTACGAGAAATGCGCCGCACAGGGGTGAACACACGCAAAGTGGCTATCGTTGGCGCTAAAGAACCGGGGCTAACGTTGGCGAGAAGTATTCTGCAAAGCCCTTGGATGGGTATGGATATAGCGGGTTTTTATGATAATCGTGTCACGGTAGGTGGTAGACCTTTAGGCGGTGAAAAGCTTCAAGTCTTAGGGGATATTGAATTTTTAAAGGAGCAGGCTAGATCGGGTGAGTTTGATGATATTTATATTGCTCTACCCATGCGAGAAGAAGAAACCATAAAAGAACTGGTTGAGTTTCTGGCCAATAGTTCATGCTGCGTTCACATCGTACCCGATGTTTTTACCTTTAAAATGCTCAATGCACGCAGCCGTGAAATTGGCGGTTTGCCCGTAGTAAGCGTATACGATACCCCTTTTGATTCCTTTGATGCCGTTGTAAAGCGTGTGGAAGATGTTGTACTTAGCTCAATCATTTTATGTTTAATTGCAGTTCCGATGTTGTTTATTGCGGCGGCAGTAAAATTCACTTCTAAGGGTCCAGTTATCTTTAAGCAACGCCGTTACGGAATTAACGGCGAAGAAATCATGGTGTGGAAATTTCGTTCAATGACCACCTGTGATAACGGCAATGTGGTGGTGCAGGCGCAAAAGAATGATGCCCGTATTACCAAAGTTGGTACCTTTATTAGAAGAACCTCGCTTGATGAGCTCCCCCAGTTCATCAACGTACTGCAGGGCAAAATGAGTATTGTTGGCCCTCGCCCCCATGCGGTTGCTCATAATGAGCTATATCGCGATCAAATCAGTGGCTATATGCAGCGCCATTTAGTTAAGCCTGGTATTACAGGTTGGGCGCAAGTGAATGGCTGGCGCGGTGAGACGGATACTCTTCAAAAAATGCAAAAGCGGATTGAGTTTGATTTGTTTTATATACGAAATTGGTCTGTTTGGATGGATCTTAAAATTGTCTGCGCCACTGTTTTTAAAGGTTTTGTCGCCCCGCAAGCGTACTAA
- a CDS encoding UDP-N-acetylglucosamine--LPS N-acetylglucosamine transferase, whose protein sequence is MKKIFAVASGGGHWKQLMLLRPAFEGQQTHFVTTMAGLPSQEEGLSSYAIIPDCNRDRPIKALLCVFAIFWQLIKMRPDVIISTGALPGVIALAIGKKLGIKTVWVDSVANAETFSMSGLRARKYADLWLSQWEHVAEAAGAQYMGSVL, encoded by the coding sequence ATGAAAAAAATTTTCGCAGTCGCCTCCGGCGGTGGACATTGGAAGCAGCTCATGCTCCTTCGCCCGGCATTCGAAGGTCAGCAAACGCATTTTGTTACAACAATGGCGGGTCTGCCAAGCCAAGAAGAGGGGCTATCTTCGTACGCAATCATTCCCGATTGCAACAGAGATCGGCCAATTAAAGCACTTTTATGTGTGTTTGCTATTTTTTGGCAGCTTATTAAGATGCGGCCAGACGTAATTATTTCTACCGGCGCGTTACCCGGTGTAATAGCGCTAGCAATTGGGAAAAAACTTGGTATCAAAACGGTTTGGGTAGACAGCGTCGCTAACGCCGAGACCTTTTCCATGTCGGGCCTTAGGGCGAGGAAATATGCTGATTTGTGGTTGTCGCAATGGGAGCACGTTGCTGAGGCCGCAGGTGCTCAATACATGGGGTCTGTCCTATGA
- a CDS encoding glycosyltransferase — MIFVTVGTQLGFPRLIQMVDELAEQLGLGVVAQIGNTTYVPQNVEYHPSMTPEVYDACFEKADLIIGHAGIGTILAAKKMKKPLIILPRLAIMGEHRNDHQLATADAVNGVVGVYRVSDKEQMLLLLKRRTELLPAGENASVSRDMLIDSLRAFFVAC; from the coding sequence ATGATATTTGTAACAGTTGGCACGCAGCTTGGATTTCCGCGATTAATTCAGATGGTCGACGAATTGGCTGAACAGCTTGGGCTTGGAGTGGTGGCGCAAATAGGGAATACAACTTATGTTCCCCAGAATGTTGAATATCACCCATCCATGACGCCTGAAGTTTACGATGCATGTTTTGAGAAGGCAGATTTAATCATTGGCCACGCAGGGATTGGTACAATCCTGGCGGCGAAAAAAATGAAGAAGCCACTAATTATCCTTCCTAGATTGGCCATCATGGGTGAACACAGGAACGACCATCAGCTTGCAACTGCGGATGCTGTTAATGGAGTTGTTGGAGTTTATCGTGTTTCAGATAAGGAGCAAATGTTGCTGTTGCTGAAAAGACGGACGGAATTGTTGCCTGCAGGCGAAAATGCTTCCGTCAGTCGGGATATGCTTATTGACAGTTTGCGGGCGTTCTTTGTAGCTTGTTAA
- a CDS encoding WzyE family oligosaccharide polymerase: MEYALILLQCFLLVYMVKKLFKKNPFSFFLFAVAYHLVFLVLSLLITINSNLLVRDKLKIVDVEAFSLYTFMFTCCLCAFYYVRKKLRVEQFNYSALNDVPRVNRLFVYLLFWASGISILAYGASTGFGSSMGDYEARYEQTRGLGALYLFMPFFVPYFFWKIWASAKTSAFWFYSASFVGFGLLVFLFTVGLRFYFLLSIVCVTLTMYHTGRIKFRTMLALICLFPFVVGGLAMMRYGYSENSSGFAFIPQLLLFLQGDIFPVDAFYNIYEHCSSAGGVVQCPGTILLENQLLRMVPRVLWEEKPDIMLSGSAYYTQFVVGSLRELTLSPTIFGEGILVSASSAGILIYYLAAISVLVAIDFGIFRYPTFAIVLSGFFPKVFDWHRGGFSLFLYWLITVFVVFCLFYALSRLIDIGLRDSVSTIRNHSRR, encoded by the coding sequence ATGGAATATGCTTTAATATTACTGCAATGCTTTTTGTTAGTGTACATGGTAAAGAAATTATTTAAAAAAAATCCTTTTTCCTTTTTCCTTTTCGCGGTGGCTTATCATCTTGTTTTTTTGGTTCTAAGTTTACTTATAACTATTAATTCTAATCTTTTGGTACGGGATAAATTAAAAATCGTTGATGTAGAAGCGTTTTCTCTATATACGTTCATGTTTACTTGTTGTTTGTGTGCGTTCTATTATGTTCGCAAAAAATTGAGGGTTGAACAGTTTAATTACTCGGCGCTGAATGATGTGCCTAGAGTGAATCGGCTGTTTGTTTATTTGCTTTTTTGGGCAAGCGGGATCTCGATTTTGGCGTATGGAGCTAGTACGGGGTTCGGATCCTCGATGGGTGATTATGAGGCCCGATATGAACAAACAAGGGGTTTAGGGGCGCTTTATTTGTTTATGCCATTCTTTGTGCCATATTTTTTTTGGAAAATATGGGCTAGTGCAAAGACCTCTGCATTTTGGTTTTACTCAGCTTCTTTTGTCGGCTTTGGGTTGCTTGTTTTTTTGTTTACAGTGGGGCTTCGGTTTTATTTCTTGTTGTCAATCGTATGTGTGACTTTAACTATGTACCACACGGGAAGAATTAAATTTAGAACAATGCTTGCACTAATTTGTCTGTTCCCATTTGTAGTTGGCGGTTTGGCTATGATGAGATATGGTTACTCTGAAAACTCATCAGGATTTGCGTTCATACCCCAATTACTATTGTTTCTCCAGGGCGATATTTTCCCAGTTGATGCGTTTTATAATATTTATGAGCATTGTTCTAGTGCTGGAGGTGTGGTCCAGTGCCCAGGTACGATATTGCTCGAAAATCAATTGTTAAGAATGGTGCCAAGAGTGCTCTGGGAGGAGAAGCCTGACATTATGTTGTCTGGTTCAGCATATTACACCCAATTTGTTGTCGGTAGCCTAAGAGAGCTTACGCTGTCACCGACAATATTTGGTGAGGGTATTCTGGTTTCTGCGAGTTCTGCGGGTATTTTGATATACTATCTTGCAGCAATTTCGGTGTTAGTTGCGATTGATTTCGGTATATTTAGGTATCCTACATTTGCAATTGTATTGTCTGGATTCTTTCCGAAAGTGTTTGATTGGCATAGAGGAGGGTTCTCTCTTTTTTTATACTGGCTGATTACAGTTTTTGTGGTTTTTTGTCTTTTTTATGCTCTCTCTCGTTTGATAGATATAGGTCTTCGCGATTCGGTGTCGACGATAAGAAATCATAGTAGGAGGTGA
- a CDS encoding heparin lyase I family protein, which translates to MARRSEAGYWLGVGVMLVRMLSIIIFTMVLYFCYLWGCQPTEKREEPFSYSIIQRQDVEGADFDYRFNWKKSDMNDSRSSKGAEILYSPHKRQLAQWVTFRFRVLGQYFVNDSAPTIIAQYHAMPDKKLGEKPRNPISSLVIESGELYFIFRESKEVVTPGKPGAWEFSSVTKWRLGQVKYGEWNIIILRQVINPLLLTGDVYIKFNTMEISKQSVPIGYNDVSPPFFKFGIYCPDGSDYSEKHVDFSNVFIFSAEQGEDIGEVISTVVK; encoded by the coding sequence ATGGCTAGACGTAGTGAAGCTGGATATTGGTTAGGGGTGGGCGTAATGCTTGTTAGAATGCTTTCAATTATTATTTTCACCATGGTCTTATATTTTTGTTATCTATGGGGTTGCCAGCCGACAGAAAAGAGGGAGGAGCCTTTTTCCTATTCAATCATTCAGCGCCAAGACGTAGAAGGTGCAGATTTTGATTATCGTTTTAATTGGAAAAAAAGCGATATGAATGATAGTAGATCTAGTAAGGGGGCGGAAATTCTGTATAGCCCCCATAAAAGGCAGCTTGCACAGTGGGTTACTTTTCGTTTTAGAGTTCTTGGGCAATATTTCGTTAATGATTCAGCTCCCACTATCATAGCGCAGTATCATGCTATGCCGGATAAAAAACTAGGGGAAAAGCCAAGAAACCCCATTTCGTCACTGGTAATCGAAAGTGGTGAATTATACTTTATTTTTCGTGAGAGCAAAGAGGTGGTAACGCCTGGTAAACCAGGTGCGTGGGAATTTAGCTCGGTCACAAAATGGAGGTTGGGGCAGGTCAAATATGGCGAATGGAATATAATTATTCTCCGTCAAGTTATCAATCCACTATTACTAACCGGCGACGTTTATATTAAGTTTAATACCATGGAAATCTCTAAGCAGTCAGTGCCTATTGGCTATAATGATGTTTCACCTCCTTTTTTTAAATTTGGTATTTATTGTCCAGACGGCTCGGATTATTCAGAGAAACATGTGGATTTTTCGAATGTCTTTATTTTTAGCGCTGAGCAAGGAGAAGATATTGGTGAGGTGATTTCTACTGTTGTCAAATAG
- a CDS encoding sulfotransferase family protein: MVFPNLFIAGVPKAATTSLSDVLRLGSEFYVPKEKEPHYFAFPNVSPQFSGPADNEIFRSMIVHQRHEYTKLYDGVGCKWRVDASTMYLYLGGAIAEILKEVPDAKFILLFRDPAERAFSAYQHMRRDAREPLDSFRDALCSESRRISEGWSPIWHYLAASCYGHQLKAFKELVPEGNYLILHQEWMYSQPNLFSKKISDFLCLNFDMDLLRGKKSNVSGEPKSKFIGRILSRPGGMKTFAKMVLGDDFSRFLKEKARSYNFREKLVLDDGLREKIYGELDHDMKIFLSMVDHEYLPSWTSRFLV, translated from the coding sequence ATGGTGTTTCCAAATTTGTTTATTGCTGGGGTTCCTAAGGCGGCCACCACGTCATTATCTGATGTCCTTCGGTTGGGTAGTGAATTTTATGTTCCGAAAGAAAAAGAGCCACACTATTTTGCTTTTCCGAATGTCTCTCCGCAATTCTCGGGTCCAGCAGATAACGAAATTTTTAGAAGTATGATTGTGCATCAGAGGCACGAATATACCAAATTATATGACGGTGTTGGTTGTAAGTGGCGTGTTGATGCATCGACTATGTATTTGTATTTAGGAGGGGCTATAGCTGAAATTTTAAAGGAAGTTCCGGATGCGAAATTTATTTTGCTCTTTCGGGATCCGGCGGAGCGGGCTTTTTCTGCATATCAGCATATGCGTCGAGACGCAAGGGAGCCGCTGGATTCTTTTCGGGATGCCTTGTGTAGTGAATCACGTCGAATAAGTGAGGGTTGGAGTCCAATATGGCATTATCTGGCAGCTAGCTGCTATGGGCATCAGCTTAAGGCTTTTAAGGAGCTTGTTCCAGAAGGGAATTATCTGATTTTGCATCAAGAATGGATGTATAGTCAGCCAAATTTATTCTCAAAGAAAATCAGTGATTTTCTTTGTCTTAATTTTGATATGGATTTACTGAGAGGTAAAAAAAGTAATGTGTCAGGGGAGCCTAAGAGTAAATTTATTGGAAGAATTCTTAGTCGGCCTGGTGGTATGAAGACATTTGCTAAAATGGTATTGGGGGATGATTTTTCTAGATTTTTGAAAGAAAAGGCTCGATCTTATAACTTCAGGGAGAAGCTAGTGCTTGATGATGGTTTGCGTGAAAAGATATACGGAGAATTAGATCATGATATGAAGATTTTTTTATCAATGGTAGATCACGAGTATCTTCCGAGTTGGACTAGTAGGTTCTTGGTATGA
- a CDS encoding glycosyltransferase family 4 protein, producing the protein MSEKIKILLITNMYPSAAQPSLGTFVQNCAEGLEESGADVTVLSLNRGSRYIILNYLIFFYRVLNLGLKGRWDFFYFHYISLSGVPVILLKLFRPGIKIVGNIHGSDIADELGVSRRFSKLRLWISKIACRISDFIVVPSEYYKNVAEEFICPTQKDFFVSPSGGLPDFFFDSEDRCMPEIPTILFVGRLVPGKGVSDFLAAVEAVLLVRKGRVRVIIVGDGPQKFEVESFSKRHAELVELSHILSVSQRDLVALYRESTVFVFPSLREAESLGLVVVEALASGTPVIAYKNGALEEVLSHGKTGYLVAKSDSKLLGDILLRVMEMDECMWLCMSAEAKSSSTRFKNNIVSNALFDRFKSELVK; encoded by the coding sequence ATGAGCGAAAAAATAAAAATATTGCTCATCACTAATATGTATCCGAGTGCGGCGCAGCCATCACTTGGTACATTTGTACAAAACTGCGCTGAAGGGCTTGAGGAAAGTGGAGCAGATGTAACTGTATTATCTCTAAATCGAGGGTCGCGATATATTATTTTAAATTATCTCATTTTTTTTTATAGAGTGTTAAATTTAGGCCTTAAAGGCCGGTGGGATTTTTTTTATTTCCATTACATCTCGCTTTCTGGGGTTCCGGTTATTCTATTAAAATTGTTCCGGCCAGGTATTAAGATCGTCGGCAATATTCATGGCAGCGACATAGCTGATGAGCTGGGTGTTAGTAGAAGATTTTCTAAATTACGCCTATGGATATCCAAAATAGCCTGCCGAATTTCAGATTTCATTGTTGTCCCATCTGAATATTACAAAAATGTAGCGGAGGAATTTATTTGCCCAACACAAAAAGATTTTTTTGTGTCTCCATCGGGAGGTTTGCCAGATTTCTTTTTTGATAGCGAAGATCGGTGTATGCCTGAAATTCCGACTATATTATTTGTGGGAAGGTTGGTTCCAGGGAAAGGCGTTTCAGACTTTCTGGCTGCTGTCGAGGCTGTCTTGCTCGTGAGGAAGGGGAGGGTTCGAGTTATAATTGTTGGCGATGGGCCTCAGAAATTTGAAGTAGAATCGTTTTCAAAAAGGCATGCTGAGCTCGTTGAGCTTAGTCATATACTATCTGTGTCGCAACGAGATTTGGTAGCGCTATATCGAGAATCGACAGTGTTTGTATTTCCGTCTTTAAGAGAGGCGGAGAGCCTTGGTTTGGTTGTTGTTGAGGCGTTAGCATCTGGCACGCCGGTAATTGCTTACAAAAATGGAGCCCTTGAGGAGGTTCTGTCGCATGGGAAAACCGGATATTTAGTTGCGAAGTCGGATTCGAAGTTGCTTGGTGATATTTTGCTTCGAGTGATGGAGATGGATGAGTGCATGTGGCTGTGTATGTCTGCGGAAGCTAAATCAAGCTCTACAAGGTTTAAAAATAATATTGTTAGTAATGCGTTGTTTGATCGATTTAAGTCGGAATTAGTGAAATGA
- a CDS encoding UDP-glucose dehydrogenase family protein: MDVTVFGIGYVGLVQAAVLAEVGHEVVCVDINAERVESLKKGIIPIYEPGLTPLVQRNYEAGRLQFTTDAEFGVKHGKIQFIAVGTPPDEDGSADLQYVLAVAKTIATYMETPKVVVDKSTVPVGTADKVAECIAAILKARGVSLDFDVVSNPEFLKEGAAVADCQRPDRIVIGTDSAVAENKMRELYAPFNRNHEKLIVMDVRSAELTKYAANCMLATKISFMNEMANLAEKLGADIEKVRLGIGSDPRIGYHFIYPGCGYGGSCFPKDVQALVRTAEKVGYTPELLRSVEAVNGRQKEKLFNHLQSYFNGDLAGKRIALWGLSFKPNTDDMRDASSRVLMENLWAAGAIVQAYDPEAMNETQRIYGTRSDLNLMGTKESALNGADALAVCTEWNAFKAPDFDLIKETLNHAVIFDGRNLYDPAILEAQGIAYYGIGRGRSYND; the protein is encoded by the coding sequence ATGGATGTAACAGTTTTTGGTATTGGTTATGTGGGCCTTGTGCAGGCGGCAGTTTTGGCCGAGGTTGGGCACGAGGTGGTTTGCGTAGACATTAATGCCGAGCGGGTCGAGAGCCTTAAGAAAGGCATTATTCCGATTTACGAGCCAGGCTTGACGCCATTGGTACAGCGCAATTACGAGGCTGGCCGCCTGCAATTTACTACCGATGCTGAATTTGGGGTAAAACACGGCAAAATCCAGTTTATTGCGGTGGGCACCCCGCCAGACGAAGACGGCTCTGCGGATTTGCAATATGTCTTGGCGGTGGCAAAAACCATCGCCACCTATATGGAAACTCCCAAGGTTGTCGTCGATAAGTCGACCGTGCCGGTAGGCACCGCAGACAAAGTCGCCGAGTGCATTGCCGCAATATTAAAAGCGCGCGGCGTGAGCTTAGATTTTGACGTGGTCTCTAACCCAGAATTCTTGAAAGAAGGCGCAGCGGTTGCAGACTGCCAACGCCCAGATCGTATAGTGATCGGCACCGACAGCGCCGTTGCAGAAAATAAAATGCGCGAGCTCTATGCCCCCTTTAATCGCAACCATGAAAAATTAATTGTCATGGACGTGCGCTCGGCAGAGCTGACCAAATACGCCGCCAACTGCATGCTGGCAACCAAAATTAGCTTTATGAATGAAATGGCCAACCTGGCTGAAAAACTCGGCGCCGACATCGAAAAAGTGCGGCTGGGCATAGGCTCAGATCCGCGCATTGGCTACCACTTTATCTATCCCGGCTGCGGCTACGGCGGCTCCTGTTTTCCTAAAGACGTACAGGCATTGGTCAGAACGGCGGAAAAAGTCGGCTACACCCCAGAACTACTGCGCTCTGTCGAGGCGGTGAACGGTCGCCAAAAAGAGAAATTATTTAACCATCTTCAGTCTTATTTTAACGGCGACTTGGCTGGCAAGCGCATTGCCCTGTGGGGGCTGTCCTTTAAACCAAATACCGACGATATGCGCGACGCATCCAGCCGAGTACTCATGGAAAACCTCTGGGCTGCCGGCGCGATAGTACAGGCATACGACCCCGAAGCTATGAACGAAACCCAGCGCATATACGGTACCCGATCAGACTTAAACCTAATGGGTACCAAAGAATCGGCCCTAAACGGCGCCGACGCCCTCGCGGTTTGCACTGAATGGAACGCTTTTAAAGCCCCGGACTTTGATCTAATAAAAGAAACGCTAAATCACGCCGTGATATTCGATGGCCGCAACTTATACGACCCCGCCATACTAGAAGCACAAGGTATAGCCTACTACGGCATTGGCCGTGGGCGAAGTTATAACGATTGA
- a CDS encoding oligosaccharide flippase family protein, with protein MGEVITIELGLEMMLYRFRGMIANVDTRELLVHGGIAFLVRILGALAAFSATFFIARQLGAEESGYYFLTYSIVAVLAALSRGGLDNTVVRFIAADTKQALAVYNKSILFGSALSVSIAIFFYLLADYLANNVLSKPALAPVFRSISLGIPGLALLTLGANALQGLRLVSWSIFVLNIAINCCLVGGAYYFKIFQAQQLALVFSVGSILIAISGGVLFYWKVPRSEKLGISWSIIFTSCLPLWLVVVMGQLVQWSGQFFAGAYLSPDLVAQLAVAQRTAMLTSFVLIAINLVVAPRFSALYKTGAMGELSSLAKKSVVLTSVIAFPILIVMLFFPTLFMGLFGVEFEQGASLLRILVIGQFVNVITGSVGFLLIMTGHERDLRSITLVSGTTALILAWVMTANFGVFGAAIGTAIAVATQNLLAVYFVKKRLGFNTLAVWR; from the coding sequence GTGGGCGAAGTTATAACGATTGAATTAGGCTTAGAAATGATGCTTTATCGATTTCGTGGAATGATAGCTAATGTCGATACTCGTGAGTTATTGGTGCACGGGGGAATTGCATTCTTGGTCCGTATTCTTGGAGCATTAGCAGCATTTTCTGCGACCTTTTTTATTGCACGACAGTTGGGGGCGGAGGAGTCGGGATACTATTTCCTTACTTATTCTATTGTGGCTGTGTTAGCAGCATTATCTCGAGGCGGGTTAGATAATACTGTAGTGAGATTTATTGCTGCTGACACTAAACAGGCACTAGCAGTTTACAATAAGTCGATTTTATTTGGATCAGCCTTAAGTGTTTCCATTGCTATCTTTTTTTATTTGTTAGCAGATTATCTCGCAAATAATGTGTTATCTAAACCTGCGTTAGCACCAGTATTTAGAAGTATATCTTTGGGTATTCCGGGCTTGGCGCTGTTAACACTTGGAGCAAATGCCTTACAAGGTTTACGCCTCGTCTCGTGGTCTATTTTCGTTTTAAATATTGCTATTAACTGTTGCTTGGTTGGGGGGGCTTATTATTTCAAAATTTTTCAGGCTCAACAATTAGCTCTTGTTTTTTCTGTCGGGAGTATATTAATAGCAATATCAGGCGGAGTCTTGTTTTATTGGAAGGTGCCAAGGTCAGAAAAATTAGGTATTTCTTGGAGTATAATATTTACTAGCTGCCTTCCGTTATGGTTGGTTGTTGTTATGGGGCAATTAGTTCAGTGGTCTGGTCAGTTTTTTGCGGGCGCTTACCTTAGTCCTGATTTGGTTGCACAGCTCGCGGTTGCGCAGCGTACAGCAATGCTAACGAGCTTTGTTCTTATAGCGATTAATCTCGTTGTCGCTCCCCGATTTTCTGCTTTATATAAAACAGGTGCAATGGGGGAATTGTCTTCTTTAGCTAAAAAGTCGGTGGTACTTACTAGTGTAATAGCATTTCCTATTTTAATCGTAATGCTGTTTTTTCCAACGCTGTTTATGGGATTATTTGGTGTCGAATTTGAGCAAGGTGCGTCGTTATTACGGATACTCGTAATTGGGCAATTCGTTAACGTTATTACTGGTTCCGTTGGTTTTTTGTTAATTATGACGGGACATGAGCGGGATCTTCGAAGTATTACGTTGGTATCGGGTACGACTGCGTTGATATTGGCGTGGGTTATGACCGCTAACTTTGGCGTGTTTGGTGCTGCGATTGGCACTGCGATTGCCGTAGCGACTCAGAATTTGCTCGCGGTCTATTTTGTGAAAAAACGCTTGGGTTTTAATACATTGGCAGTTTGGCGTTAA
- a CDS encoding mannose-1-phosphate guanylyltransferase/mannose-6-phosphate isomerase, protein MNIVIMAGGSGSRLWPSSRGLFPKQFLSIAGEDSMLQATLARVEGLSASASVICNEEHRFVVAQQAQEFGAALTSIILEPVGRNTAPAIALAAFEALDSSDGAAPLLLVMAADHVIDDVAAFHAAVEVAKAQAESGQVVTFGIVPESAHTGYGYIQRGVESGNGAYAVSRFVEKPDAETAQSYIDDGGYYWNSGMFLVAADVYLNELKAFRPDIYSACEKAYLGKTRDVDFLRVDAQAFKTCPDESIDYAVMEKTDKAVVVPLSAGWSDVGAWSSLWEIGDQDAAGNVSSGDVLSHNTSNSYIRAEHRLVATVGLDNIVVVETNDAVLVAAKDQVQDVKKIVESLKAQDRSEVSQHRHVYRPWGVYDSIDNGERYQVKRITVKPGAKLSVQMHHHRAEHWIVVSGIAKVTNGDKELMLTENQSTYIPVGVVHALENPGVIPLELIEVQSGSYLGEDDIVRFEDRYGRAPKA, encoded by the coding sequence ATGAATATAGTTATTATGGCCGGTGGCAGCGGCAGCCGTTTATGGCCGTCTAGCCGAGGGTTATTCCCCAAGCAATTTTTATCTATTGCCGGTGAAGACTCCATGCTGCAAGCCACCCTTGCTCGCGTTGAGGGTTTAAGCGCTAGCGCGTCGGTTATTTGCAATGAAGAGCATCGCTTTGTGGTGGCGCAGCAGGCGCAAGAGTTCGGTGCAGCATTAACGTCTATTATTTTAGAACCCGTTGGCCGTAATACCGCGCCGGCTATTGCGCTGGCTGCGTTTGAAGCGCTGGACTCTTCTGATGGTGCTGCGCCATTGCTTTTGGTGATGGCGGCGGATCATGTGATTGACGATGTGGCCGCATTTCATGCTGCGGTTGAGGTTGCAAAGGCGCAAGCTGAGTCTGGTCAGGTGGTGACCTTTGGGATTGTGCCCGAGTCGGCTCACACCGGTTACGGGTATATTCAGCGTGGCGTTGAGAGTGGTAATGGCGCTTACGCGGTGTCTCGGTTTGTTGAGAAGCCGGATGCAGAGACTGCGCAATCTTATATAGATGACGGCGGCTATTACTGGAATAGCGGCATGTTTTTAGTGGCGGCTGATGTGTATTTGAATGAGCTAAAAGCTTTTAGGCCAGATATTTATTCTGCCTGCGAAAAGGCATATTTGGGCAAAACCCGTGATGTTGATTTTTTACGGGTAGATGCGCAAGCATTTAAAACTTGCCCTGATGAGTCGATAGATTACGCGGTGATGGAAAAAACTGATAAGGCTGTGGTTGTGCCTTTGTCGGCGGGTTGGAGTGACGTGGGCGCGTGGTCTTCTTTGTGGGAGATTGGTGATCAAGATGCTGCTGGCAATGTAAGTAGCGGTGATGTGCTGAGTCATAATACATCTAACTCTTATATTAGAGCCGAGCATCGTTTAGTGGCGACGGTGGGTTTGGATAATATTGTCGTTGTCGAGACGAATGATGCGGTGTTGGTTGCGGCTAAAGATCAAGTTCAAGACGTTAAGAAAATTGTTGAGTCATTAAAAGCGCAAGACCGTAGCGAGGTGAGTCAGCACCGTCACGTTTACCGGCCTTGGGGTGTTTATGATTCTATTGATAACGGTGAGCGGTATCAGGTTAAGCGTATTACGGTAAAGCCGGGTGCTAAGTTATCGGTGCAAATGCATCATCACCGAGCTGAACATTGGATTGTTGTGTCTGGTATTGCAAAAGTGACTAATGGTGATAAAGAGTTGATGTTGACGGAGAATCAGTCGACGTATATTCCGGTTGGTGTTGTTCATGCCTTGGAGAATCCTGGTGTTATTCCGCTTGAGTTGATTGAAGTTCAGTCGGGTTCTTACTTGGGTGAAGATGATATTGTGCGTTTTGAAGATCGGTATGGGCGTGCCCCTAAGGCTTGA